The proteins below come from a single Zhouia spongiae genomic window:
- a CDS encoding PKD domain-containing protein, translating into MIKRKGVLRLVLVCSLCIVYGVLMSFVNDESSIGKGKNAELQKKLYWSGQHKLSLWYNLMSHKGAGFFEVRDQFSAYFSKNPYIKTSEVKQYKKYMAAYYPNIDAAGNFIVPIENGEVNRKKPKAGNDWRQLFLKWNSKQDNAGVGVLRSIRIKPDEPETVLAGAATAGIWKTRNSGEDWMLVSGAVPEVEWVNEIIYSRKDPKVVYAATNIGVVKSVNAGDDWSYTSLKKTFPDKFGSLLWIDVPSISSDIIYATAEEKGVYTLYQSEDGGNSWVENYQTDNKIWDMKVKPDDPAVVYILEESEKTKWINFKRSETKGKSFNLVSKGFPVDHGSKAHRARLATTPANNNVVYIAIGFNGGGKNDMISFFKSSDAGKSFEKTCCGDREEPLENAMGLTDFLYDTCHLAQLTWNFAFTVSETDENVLACAANKLKVSTDGGKTWHFDLSGEVIKGREYDKYPTNNVHTGVHGDHHGLSIVGDHIWNGNDGGAYYSSDGGKTLVKDKTDGLGIQELWGFGQSFKNDIMAVGLNHNRICFRDDDVYGGWIGVNGADAMAANVNPIDDQYMYTHPWGHQRVKRSLEGVNGHQFQDLGIELGYITLDNLEFHPHKYYTIYGSDYGDRNKTYLLKKTVDNAKSWQTINSFTAEKKNAVSVKASFANADYVYAVVEPNKVIKSIDEGETWEEMSPPRSLVKDYALWRLAVSDQNPEHIWVTVKGNQDQVKVIGSIDGGVNWFDYSEGLPPYAIYSMIYQRGSDDIMYVGTRLGVYYRKKGMKQWELFGKGMQAANTSFMFINYAKGKLRVGTSRGLWENDLLELTAPKANITTDKTEVSKDDPFVRFADYSVVDQDAEYQWEFPGGTPSSSTEERPVVSYENASGGKYDVILTVKDKRGRSTQTLKGFISCKID; encoded by the coding sequence ATGATAAAAAGAAAAGGAGTTTTAAGGCTGGTCCTTGTTTGTTCGCTTTGTATAGTATATGGAGTGTTAATGTCTTTTGTGAATGATGAAAGTTCCATCGGAAAAGGAAAAAATGCCGAGCTTCAAAAAAAACTATACTGGTCAGGGCAACACAAATTATCTTTATGGTATAATTTAATGTCTCACAAAGGAGCCGGTTTTTTTGAGGTCAGAGATCAGTTTTCAGCCTATTTTTCGAAAAACCCCTACATAAAGACTTCCGAAGTAAAGCAATACAAAAAGTACATGGCGGCATATTATCCGAATATAGATGCTGCCGGAAATTTTATTGTACCGATAGAAAATGGAGAGGTAAACAGAAAAAAGCCTAAAGCCGGAAATGATTGGAGGCAATTGTTTCTAAAGTGGAATTCAAAGCAGGATAATGCAGGTGTAGGGGTATTGCGCTCCATTCGTATAAAACCGGACGAGCCGGAAACTGTTCTGGCGGGAGCTGCAACAGCAGGTATATGGAAAACGAGGAATTCGGGAGAAGACTGGATGCTGGTGTCAGGGGCTGTTCCGGAAGTTGAATGGGTGAATGAGATCATTTATAGTCGTAAAGATCCCAAAGTAGTCTACGCTGCAACAAATATCGGTGTTGTAAAATCTGTAAATGCAGGAGATGACTGGAGTTATACAAGTTTAAAAAAGACTTTCCCCGATAAGTTTGGAAGCCTGTTGTGGATAGATGTGCCCTCAATAAGTAGTGACATTATTTATGCTACTGCAGAAGAAAAAGGAGTGTATACGCTGTATCAGTCGGAAGATGGAGGAAATTCATGGGTAGAAAATTATCAAACTGACAATAAGATATGGGATATGAAGGTAAAGCCCGACGATCCTGCCGTGGTTTATATCCTGGAAGAATCAGAGAAAACCAAATGGATCAACTTTAAAAGATCAGAAACGAAAGGGAAGAGCTTTAATCTGGTAAGTAAGGGCTTCCCTGTTGACCACGGCTCAAAAGCACATAGAGCACGTTTGGCTACAACTCCGGCCAATAATAATGTAGTTTATATAGCTATTGGTTTTAACGGAGGTGGCAAGAACGACATGATCTCATTTTTTAAGTCTTCGGATGCCGGTAAAAGTTTCGAAAAGACATGCTGCGGAGACCGTGAAGAACCACTGGAAAATGCAATGGGACTTACTGATTTTCTGTATGATACATGTCACCTGGCTCAATTAACCTGGAATTTTGCGTTTACAGTTTCAGAAACAGATGAAAATGTATTGGCTTGTGCAGCAAACAAATTGAAAGTAAGTACTGATGGAGGAAAAACATGGCATTTTGATCTTAGCGGTGAAGTTATCAAAGGCAGGGAGTATGATAAATATCCAACCAACAATGTGCATACGGGAGTGCACGGAGATCACCACGGGCTTTCCATAGTAGGAGATCATATTTGGAACGGTAATGACGGAGGAGCTTATTATTCTTCTGATGGCGGAAAAACCTTGGTGAAAGACAAAACAGATGGTTTGGGGATTCAGGAATTATGGGGATTTGGACAGTCGTTTAAAAATGATATTATGGCTGTTGGTTTAAATCATAACCGGATATGCTTTAGGGATGATGATGTGTACGGAGGCTGGATTGGTGTAAACGGAGCCGATGCAATGGCGGCAAATGTAAATCCGATAGACGATCAGTATATGTATACTCACCCGTGGGGGCACCAAAGGGTGAAACGCTCACTTGAGGGAGTTAATGGGCATCAGTTTCAGGATTTAGGAATAGAGTTGGGGTATATAACTCTTGATAACCTTGAGTTTCATCCTCATAAATACTATACTATTTACGGTAGCGATTATGGGGATAGAAATAAAACCTATTTGTTAAAGAAAACGGTCGATAATGCGAAATCGTGGCAGACCATAAATTCATTTACAGCAGAAAAGAAAAATGCTGTTTCGGTTAAGGCCAGCTTTGCCAATGCAGATTATGTTTATGCAGTAGTAGAACCTAACAAGGTTATAAAATCTATAGACGAGGGTGAGACATGGGAGGAGATGAGTCCCCCAAGGAGTTTGGTGAAAGACTATGCATTATGGCGTCTTGCCGTCAGTGATCAAAACCCCGAACATATATGGGTTACCGTAAAAGGGAATCAGGACCAGGTAAAAGTGATTGGTTCGATAGACGGGGGAGTGAATTGGTTTGATTATTCCGAGGGATTGCCTCCTTATGCTATTTATTCTATGATCTATCAGAGAGGGAGTGATGATATTATGTATGTGGGAACCCGACTGGGAGTGTATTACAGAAAAAAAGGCATGAAGCAATGGGAGTTATTCGGAAAAGGAATGCAAGCAGCAAACACCAGCTTTATGTTTATTAATTACGCGAAAGGAAAGTTACGAGTGGGTACATCAAGAGGATTGTGGGAGAATGATCTTCTCGAATTAACGGCTCCTAAGGCAAACATCACTACAGACAAAACAGAAGTTTCTAAAGACGATCCATTTGTCAGGTTTGCTGACTATTCTGTAGTAGATCAGGATGCAGAATATCAATGGGAATTTCCGGGAGGAACTCCTTCAAGTTCAACAGAAGAAAGGCCTGTTGTGTCATATGAGAATGCTTCCGGAGGAAAATACGATGTGATCCTGACGGTTAAAGACAAGCGGGGTAGGAGTACGCAAACCTTAAAGGGATTTATTTCATGTAAGATAGATTAG
- a CDS encoding DUF3859 domain-containing protein, with translation MNESTSFDEIYNSLKKSELIQEDKFIRLYDALRDETEIGKGEPKVYTQGQFAGKIQNLIYGLPQYDQVLLKLLEKDDGIALVKESLIRYIQTHYGPDNIHEIKVDLTDKVSLGAALDKMYLNISDRERLQQMFNYPKDFSYAFLLKEPEEGYVRYVDEFDVEVRFFDACLGFPELKEKVLKYIKMINAFHYTLGSEGDIRNNKQNVIFEAPMHALLKQSSEYIPLMVECFGLFDRWHDVSALELIPFVFNRYAGEPEMIYLYAAVYSRACADYDYFDMFEEELCKKLAEKSFRDKYIRLLAEDHLASSIAMNFECRDLRGYDLEDEIGDRTWEDYLDESAIGDFLKEICDKEEYEELTDSFNQTIQDLIHNPALADHSLYPPSYEEITGLKLNRVGGVEKDQTPHASVIYDVAGADFIRFEQKDYLILADEGLVRIVDFDTKKQITVRNLLHETAEVSSMHTTHDIKPHSPVHFITDTDDIIQGWHLSSGLDCFKIKAPSKGIFLSGDGTRLVMILRKKGDDFEPDHDYSGVKIDVDLSKEERNQVVCFDLKTMTEVSRWKYKKKYSDPVFTKDGKYFMVLKDSKLLIFDVDTGELIKKTGKLGDYGICLELAASSDSQKAIVDNYVYSLPDAEFVNKINNFTYGKIYVSRGDIVVRCGDDAFTEGMFCFSDVNTGEELGRIVVDKNTYTPHTVFFSPCGRYFLADTNDELKVWDIRALFSGAEQEEFEFEFPSVPIVSFVGGRVISSSTAKSNYINENCTPKILHYETGRFRTETSAESFCESEELNNPELIDPESAFIPEDGDVIGVRFTPEALGRQRIFAFNVKVTFPETTCSETGDRITSREWLQEAEADCNFFAGYQLSSEDALNTGTWSIEISTIEGEHFLLRKLFYLNKPFKAVDYQVKKKFFGLYADESGAASPVSETARIIGKPGISFGLQFAFNCPDCEDKYSFMGEIDHPEKEDSVTGMMTTKSTRKIALFNGQSFGYFHRFISEESVVAGEWTFRIKDMEQDRVLLEETLEILSAAEVEEPEFKLLDKGVYLPSGPVGLYDNYPEPGSLTRQGDPDPIALEKNSVFGFCYRFTNLITPKMLAVKIYHPLVKSMFGEETAEEFLFKVPDDSPQFIGWVIDMNKYILEGEWKIRVWENEIDETQKPIYETKFNTIKG, from the coding sequence ATGAATGAATCAACATCTTTTGATGAAATATATAACTCCCTGAAGAAATCTGAGCTCATACAAGAAGATAAGTTTATCCGGTTATACGATGCACTTCGCGATGAAACAGAAATAGGGAAAGGAGAGCCTAAAGTATACACTCAGGGACAATTTGCAGGGAAAATTCAAAACCTTATTTACGGTTTGCCTCAATACGATCAGGTGTTATTGAAACTTTTGGAGAAAGATGATGGTATAGCGTTGGTAAAGGAAAGTTTGATAAGATATATTCAAACCCATTACGGCCCGGATAATATCCATGAAATTAAAGTTGATTTAACTGATAAAGTGTCTTTAGGAGCTGCCCTCGATAAAATGTACCTGAATATTTCTGACAGGGAAAGGTTGCAGCAGATGTTCAATTACCCAAAAGATTTTTCATATGCGTTTCTTTTAAAAGAACCCGAAGAAGGGTATGTCAGATACGTCGATGAATTTGATGTTGAAGTGCGTTTTTTTGATGCATGTCTGGGGTTTCCGGAATTAAAAGAAAAGGTGCTGAAGTATATAAAAATGATAAATGCATTTCATTATACTTTGGGGAGTGAGGGCGATATCAGGAATAATAAACAGAATGTGATTTTTGAGGCACCAATGCATGCTTTATTAAAACAAAGTTCTGAATATATTCCTTTGATGGTTGAATGTTTTGGATTGTTTGACAGGTGGCATGATGTGTCGGCATTGGAGTTAATTCCGTTTGTGTTTAACAGGTATGCCGGAGAACCGGAGATGATCTATCTGTACGCTGCGGTTTATAGCAGGGCTTGTGCAGATTATGACTATTTCGATATGTTTGAAGAAGAGCTTTGTAAAAAACTTGCTGAAAAATCTTTTCGTGATAAATATATCAGGTTATTAGCCGAAGATCATCTGGCATCCTCAATAGCTATGAATTTTGAATGTCGCGATCTCAGAGGGTACGATCTCGAAGATGAAATTGGAGACCGGACATGGGAGGATTACCTGGATGAGTCTGCCATTGGTGATTTTTTAAAAGAGATCTGCGATAAAGAAGAATATGAAGAACTTACCGATTCTTTCAACCAGACGATACAAGATCTGATACATAATCCCGCATTGGCAGATCATTCACTGTATCCGCCTTCATACGAAGAAATTACCGGGCTGAAACTTAATAGAGTAGGAGGTGTTGAGAAAGATCAAACGCCCCATGCTTCTGTAATATATGATGTTGCGGGAGCCGATTTTATCAGGTTTGAACAGAAGGATTATCTGATTCTGGCCGATGAAGGACTTGTAAGAATAGTAGATTTTGATACGAAAAAACAGATCACGGTCAGGAACCTGCTCCATGAGACCGCAGAAGTGAGTTCAATGCACACCACACATGATATTAAACCCCACAGCCCTGTGCATTTTATTACCGATACAGACGATATTATACAAGGGTGGCATTTGAGTTCAGGCCTGGACTGTTTTAAGATAAAAGCTCCCTCAAAAGGAATATTTTTAAGTGGCGACGGAACAAGGCTCGTAATGATTCTAAGGAAGAAAGGCGATGACTTTGAACCAGACCATGATTATAGCGGGGTTAAGATCGATGTAGATTTATCCAAAGAAGAAAGAAATCAGGTTGTCTGTTTCGATTTAAAAACGATGACGGAGGTAAGTCGCTGGAAGTATAAGAAGAAGTATTCAGATCCTGTATTTACTAAAGACGGAAAATACTTTATGGTATTGAAGGATAGTAAATTGTTGATTTTTGATGTGGATACCGGCGAGCTGATTAAAAAAACAGGGAAATTGGGTGATTATGGTATTTGCCTGGAACTTGCGGCCAGTAGCGACTCGCAGAAGGCGATAGTAGATAATTATGTGTATTCCCTGCCTGATGCAGAATTTGTTAATAAGATCAATAATTTCACCTACGGAAAAATATACGTTTCCAGAGGAGATATTGTGGTGAGGTGTGGAGATGATGCGTTCACAGAAGGGATGTTCTGTTTTTCTGATGTAAACACAGGTGAGGAATTGGGGCGTATTGTAGTTGATAAAAACACGTATACCCCTCATACGGTTTTTTTCAGTCCATGTGGGCGATATTTTTTAGCAGATACGAATGACGAATTGAAAGTTTGGGATATTAGGGCTTTGTTTTCGGGGGCAGAACAAGAGGAGTTTGAATTCGAATTTCCTTCTGTACCGATTGTAAGTTTTGTTGGCGGACGAGTCATATCATCTTCAACTGCTAAGTCCAATTACATAAATGAAAATTGTACTCCGAAGATCCTTCATTATGAAACAGGCAGGTTTCGCACTGAAACCTCCGCAGAGAGTTTTTGTGAAAGTGAAGAACTTAATAACCCAGAATTAATTGATCCCGAAAGCGCATTTATTCCTGAAGACGGAGATGTTATCGGGGTGCGGTTTACACCGGAAGCATTGGGTAGGCAACGTATTTTTGCTTTCAATGTTAAAGTGACTTTTCCCGAGACAACATGTTCCGAAACCGGAGACCGTATAACTTCTAGAGAATGGTTGCAGGAAGCAGAGGCCGATTGTAATTTCTTTGCCGGATATCAATTGAGTAGTGAAGACGCTTTAAACACAGGAACCTGGTCGATAGAAATATCGACTATTGAAGGGGAGCATTTCCTTCTAAGAAAATTATTTTATCTCAATAAGCCATTCAAAGCGGTTGATTACCAGGTTAAAAAGAAATTTTTCGGTTTATATGCAGATGAGAGCGGTGCAGCTTCCCCTGTTTCAGAAACAGCAAGAATTATAGGGAAACCCGGTATTTCATTTGGACTGCAATTTGCATTTAATTGTCCGGATTGTGAAGATAAATATTCATTTATGGGGGAGATCGATCACCCTGAAAAGGAAGATTCGGTTACAGGAATGATGACTACTAAAAGTACCAGGAAAATAGCTTTGTTTAACGGACAATCATTTGGCTATTTCCATCGATTTATTTCTGAAGAAAGTGTGGTTGCGGGTGAATGGACGTTCAGGATTAAAGATATGGAGCAGGACAGGGTGTTACTTGAAGAGACGTTAGAAATATTATCGGCAGCTGAAGTTGAAGAACCCGAATTTAAGTTGTTGGATAAAGGAGTCTATTTGCCGTCAGGGCCGGTCGGATTGTACGACAATTATCCGGAACCGGGGTCATTGACCCGTCAGGGAGATCCTGATCCCATCGCCCTGGAGAAGAATTCGGTTTTCGGTTTCTGTTATCGCTTTACAAACTTAATAACGCCAAAAATGCTGGCAGTTAAGATATATCACCCTTTAGTGAAATCAATGTTTGGTGAAGAGACAGCGGAAGAGTTCTTGTTTAAAGTGCCTGATGATTCGCCGCAATTTATCGGATGGGTTATTGATATGAATAAATACATTCTAGAAGGAGAGTGGAAGATCAGGGTATGGGAGAATGAAATAGATGAGACTCAAAAGCCGATCTATGAAACAAAGTTTAACACCATAAAAGGATAA
- a CDS encoding M13 family metallopeptidase: MKGLLLTLGVLSLFLSCKNEVKEQQKTESALISGLSLNYIDSTIAPGNDFSGFANGKWYKTAEMYPGTPFNGTMIKATFEAEDQIGQILKDVVNGGDYPENSPKGQIKAFYESYIDTVTRNQLGAKPLQKELDSIFAVKSRSHLARLMGYITVPSLFGDDVFLDSKNTTRYVYYISQRDLGIKSLEYYLQDTPPYPAVRKAYQDYIQKIFTLAGVDHPKERAKTILDLETEIAKYLWTKTERRDKNKMYHLLTVDELKKYSPGFDWEAYLKAKNLNNLKEVVLQTDTAVKSVAEIYSKTPLEDLKTLLAYYLIHGAATLLSTDIEKANFDFFSKTLSGIPEDRPLEDKAQSVSNQVLNWQLGTLYSDKYLTPEIGEKANELVGYMKKAILKRLETNDWMDESTKQEALKKFKNIHWKVGKPGKLIDQSALVFKADDLIGNLRKVKLWGANDDLKRLDEPKREWEWLREEQVVNAYYQAEMNDVVIPIGILRQPVFDPEVDAATNFGGILAAVGHEVGHAFDDQGSKSDADGLLRNWWSESSRKEFEKRAGMLVAQYNQYEAAPGVFLNGNLTLGENIGDVGGLALAYSAYKTYVKEKQGGEAPVIDGLTGDQRFFLAYAQMWSWITTDQYARVAALTDPHSPGQFRANGAVRNMDAWYKAFNVQPTDSLYLEPKDRVKIW, encoded by the coding sequence ATGAAAGGTTTATTATTGACTCTAGGAGTGCTCTCTCTTTTTCTGAGTTGCAAGAATGAAGTTAAAGAACAGCAGAAAACGGAATCTGCTTTAATTTCCGGTTTGTCCTTAAACTATATCGATAGTACTATTGCCCCGGGAAATGATTTTTCCGGTTTCGCCAATGGTAAATGGTATAAAACTGCGGAGATGTACCCAGGCACACCTTTTAACGGCACCATGATAAAGGCAACTTTTGAAGCGGAAGACCAAATAGGGCAAATTTTAAAAGATGTTGTCAACGGAGGGGATTATCCTGAAAACTCCCCTAAAGGACAGATAAAAGCTTTTTATGAAAGTTACATAGATACTGTGACCAGAAATCAATTAGGGGCAAAACCACTTCAAAAAGAGCTGGATTCGATTTTCGCTGTTAAATCCCGATCGCACCTGGCAAGACTAATGGGATATATAACGGTTCCTTCCCTTTTTGGGGATGACGTTTTTCTGGATTCGAAAAACACAACTCGATATGTGTATTACATCTCTCAACGTGATTTAGGAATTAAAAGTCTCGAATATTATTTACAAGATACACCGCCATATCCCGCAGTTCGTAAAGCCTACCAGGATTACATACAAAAGATATTTACATTGGCCGGTGTTGACCATCCTAAAGAACGCGCCAAAACCATTTTAGATTTAGAGACAGAAATAGCAAAATACCTTTGGACAAAAACGGAAAGGAGAGATAAGAATAAAATGTATCATTTATTGACCGTGGATGAACTCAAAAAGTATTCTCCTGGTTTTGATTGGGAGGCTTATTTAAAGGCTAAAAACCTGAATAATCTGAAAGAGGTGGTTCTACAGACAGATACAGCTGTTAAATCAGTGGCAGAAATCTATAGTAAAACCCCTCTTGAAGACCTTAAGACACTTTTGGCTTATTATCTAATTCATGGGGCAGCAACACTTTTATCTACTGACATAGAAAAAGCTAATTTCGATTTTTTCAGCAAGACCCTGTCAGGAATTCCTGAAGACCGTCCATTAGAGGATAAGGCTCAAAGCGTTTCCAATCAGGTCTTAAATTGGCAATTGGGAACATTGTATTCTGATAAATATTTAACCCCAGAAATCGGGGAGAAAGCAAATGAATTGGTAGGATACATGAAAAAAGCCATCTTAAAAAGACTGGAAACCAATGACTGGATGGACGAATCTACTAAACAAGAAGCTCTAAAAAAGTTTAAAAATATCCATTGGAAGGTTGGCAAACCCGGAAAGCTTATTGACCAATCTGCGCTTGTTTTTAAGGCTGATGATTTAATCGGGAATCTCAGAAAGGTAAAACTCTGGGGGGCTAATGATGATTTGAAGCGACTTGATGAACCCAAACGGGAATGGGAGTGGTTAAGAGAAGAACAAGTAGTTAATGCTTATTACCAGGCCGAAATGAACGACGTAGTAATACCTATAGGGATTTTAAGACAACCGGTATTTGATCCCGAAGTAGATGCTGCAACCAATTTCGGAGGCATTCTTGCAGCCGTAGGGCATGAAGTCGGCCATGCCTTTGATGATCAAGGAAGCAAATCTGATGCCGATGGACTATTGAGAAACTGGTGGTCTGAATCTTCGAGAAAGGAGTTTGAGAAACGAGCCGGTATGTTGGTAGCGCAGTATAACCAATACGAGGCGGCTCCCGGAGTTTTTCTAAACGGAAACTTAACTTTAGGTGAGAATATAGGTGATGTTGGCGGTCTGGCCTTAGCTTACAGCGCTTACAAGACATATGTAAAGGAAAAACAAGGGGGAGAAGCACCAGTTATTGACGGACTTACAGGAGACCAAAGATTTTTCCTGGCCTATGCCCAAATGTGGAGTTGGATAACAACCGATCAATATGCACGTGTGGCGGCATTAACCGATCCGCATAGCCCGGGTCAATTCAGGGCAAATGGTGCGGTACGTAATATGGATGCCTGGTATAAAGCTTTTAATGTACAGCCGACTGATTCGCTATACCTTGAACCAAAGGACAGGGTAAAAATATGGTGA
- a CDS encoding alanine/glycine:cation symporter family protein, with the protein MKAVTDFIGEITGITEWIMLVLTIGGGCFLVFYSGFKPYLHMKHAIDVVRGKYDCDSDSGQVSHFQALSSVVASTVGLGNISGVAIAIYSGGPGVVFWMWLTAIIGAAIKFYSCGLAILFREKDDAGNVLGGPMYYMKIGLKQYGKPLAVFFSVAGLVGVLPAFTANQLTQSVIQVVKPEQYFNLGEFYWKLVIGVLLTIITILVIYGGLRSIVKAATTIVPFMVVLYMLTAIYILTTYSEAILPSFKLIFAEAFNLKTATQGGLWGLILLGIRRAVFSNESGVGNAPMYHGQSKTNQPVHEGLVAMLGPFIDTLIVCTITAVIIIISGVYINAEDSGIVITLQAFEKLLHGFGDELLMLMIICFGISTLFTYSYYGTKCLNYLAGPKIGKYYNAVYIISIIFAAVASVDLVVGLIDLAFALMSIPNMIAVLWLAPKMNLVMNSYFNQLKEKYE; encoded by the coding sequence ATGAAAGCTGTAACAGATTTTATCGGGGAAATAACCGGAATTACAGAATGGATCATGCTGGTGCTTACCATAGGCGGCGGTTGTTTCCTTGTATTCTACTCAGGATTTAAACCGTATTTACATATGAAGCACGCCATAGATGTAGTGAGGGGGAAATACGATTGCGATTCGGACAGTGGGCAGGTGAGTCATTTTCAGGCCCTGTCCTCGGTAGTGGCCTCAACTGTCGGGCTCGGTAATATTTCGGGAGTAGCCATTGCCATTTACTCCGGTGGTCCCGGAGTGGTATTCTGGATGTGGCTTACAGCTATCATAGGAGCGGCTATAAAATTTTATTCGTGTGGACTGGCTATTTTATTCAGAGAGAAAGATGATGCAGGAAATGTACTTGGCGGACCGATGTATTATATGAAAATAGGATTAAAGCAATATGGTAAACCCCTGGCTGTTTTCTTTTCTGTTGCCGGACTGGTAGGAGTTTTGCCTGCTTTTACTGCCAATCAGCTTACCCAAAGTGTTATACAAGTAGTAAAACCGGAACAGTATTTTAACCTGGGAGAATTTTACTGGAAGTTAGTAATAGGTGTTTTACTGACCATAATCACTATTTTAGTAATTTATGGAGGATTAAGATCAATAGTTAAGGCAGCCACAACCATAGTCCCGTTTATGGTGGTGCTCTATATGCTGACGGCTATCTATATATTAACGACTTATTCGGAAGCTATTTTGCCTTCCTTTAAACTGATTTTTGCAGAAGCCTTTAATCTCAAAACCGCTACTCAGGGAGGTTTATGGGGGCTTATATTGTTAGGCATCAGGAGAGCTGTATTTTCGAATGAGTCGGGAGTAGGTAATGCCCCTATGTATCATGGGCAATCGAAAACCAATCAACCTGTACATGAAGGACTGGTGGCGATGCTGGGACCTTTTATAGATACGCTCATTGTCTGTACCATAACAGCTGTCATCATTATAATAAGCGGGGTCTATATCAATGCAGAAGATAGCGGTATAGTTATTACACTTCAGGCCTTTGAAAAATTGTTACATGGATTTGGGGATGAATTGTTAATGCTTATGATTATATGTTTTGGGATATCAACCCTCTTTACCTATTCCTATTACGGAACCAAATGCCTGAATTATCTTGCAGGACCAAAAATAGGAAAGTATTATAATGCGGTTTATATTATCAGCATTATCTTTGCAGCGGTAGCATCGGTAGATTTGGTGGTGGGACTTATAGATCTTGCATTTGCATTGATGAGCATCCCGAATATGATAGCCGTATTATGGTTGGCACCAAAAATGAATCTGGTAATGAATAGCTACTTTAATCAGTTAAAAGAAAAGTATGAGTGA